From the Kitasatospora viridis genome, one window contains:
- a CDS encoding PP2C family protein-serine/threonine phosphatase produces MPAHQRSAPGPRPRQPGRALVTLPLGLIVVITVVDILSPSNIHLGPLLVVAPALTASFAGARLTALVSVLAVAALTVIGIMRDGLSTSNHRSQIAALILVSALVVGFCALRDRRDRELVQVRSVAEAAQQVLLRPLPTRIGSLRIASVYLAAEAEAQIGGDLYAASRTRDGTRLIVGDVRGKGLTSLGEAALLLGAFRAAAHLQASLPELAAYLDGSVSWDLAAADSCGPPDDEEDDVGPAGPDAAESFITAVILDIPDDGSRIQIINCGHPPPLLLHHGRVLSLEASRPAPPLGLGNLLETQYHPDYFSFAPEDRLLLYTDGVIEARDAARTFYPLTDRIRGWATERPAALLHHLRHDLLAHAGGRLGDDAAMVAVERLPERHRRAA; encoded by the coding sequence GTGCCAGCCCACCAGCGATCCGCCCCCGGCCCCCGGCCGCGGCAACCCGGCCGCGCCCTGGTCACCCTGCCGCTCGGCCTGATCGTGGTGATCACGGTGGTGGACATCCTCTCCCCCTCGAACATCCACCTCGGCCCGCTGCTCGTGGTGGCCCCCGCGCTCACCGCCTCCTTCGCCGGCGCCCGGCTGACCGCGCTGGTGAGCGTGCTCGCGGTGGCCGCGCTGACCGTGATCGGCATCATGCGGGACGGCCTGAGCACCTCCAACCACCGCAGCCAGATCGCCGCGCTGATCCTGGTCTCCGCGCTGGTGGTCGGCTTCTGCGCGTTGCGCGACCGGCGCGACCGGGAGTTGGTGCAGGTACGCTCGGTCGCCGAGGCCGCGCAGCAGGTGCTGCTGCGCCCGCTGCCCACCCGGATCGGCTCGCTGCGGATCGCCTCGGTCTACCTGGCCGCCGAGGCCGAGGCGCAGATCGGCGGCGACCTCTACGCCGCCTCCCGGACCAGGGACGGCACCCGGCTGATCGTCGGCGACGTCCGGGGCAAGGGGCTGACCTCGCTCGGCGAGGCGGCGCTGCTGCTCGGCGCCTTCCGGGCCGCCGCCCACCTCCAGGCCTCGCTGCCCGAGCTCGCCGCCTACCTGGACGGCAGCGTCAGCTGGGACCTGGCCGCCGCCGACAGCTGCGGCCCGCCGGACGACGAGGAGGACGACGTGGGACCGGCCGGCCCGGACGCGGCCGAGTCCTTCATCACCGCGGTGATCCTGGACATCCCCGACGACGGGTCACGGATCCAGATCATCAACTGCGGCCACCCGCCGCCGCTGCTGCTGCACCACGGCCGGGTGCTCAGCCTGGAGGCCAGCCGGCCGGCCCCGCCGCTCGGGCTGGGCAACCTGCTGGAGACGCAGTACCACCCGGACTACTTCTCCTTCGCCCCCGAGGACCGCCTGCTGCTCTACACCGACGGCGTGATCGAGGCCCGGGACGCCGCCCGCACCTTCTACCCGCTCACCGACCGGATCCGCGGCTGGGCCACCGAACGTCCCGCCGCCCTGCTGCACCACCTGCGGCACGACCTGCTCGCCCACGCCGGCGGGCGGCTCGGCGACGACGCGGCGATGGTCGCGGTGGAGCGCCTGCCGGAGCGCCACCGCCGCGCGGCCTGA
- a CDS encoding M48 family metalloprotease: MADQDDFTAEQLARGRALRQAQVPWVLGGRLAGLALSLVLGLTPAGAALVRGSGDLLGGSWTARVLAGTTALVLLGQLLGLPFNARVRVVRTRFGLVTQGWAGWLVDLLRGLLLTLVLALPAALGVYALTGWSRHWWWLPAAGAAAVLTVLMSFLFPLVVEPLFNRFTPMAAGELRTALLALAERDAVAVRDVLVADASRRTTALNAYVSGFGATRRIVAYDTLLSTATPREVELVVAHELGHVKHRDVPRGTAAAALGSAVAVAVLGLLLSLHPLLSAAGVASVSDPRSLPLLAACAAVLGALGGPAQAAVSRRIEARADRHALDLTGDPEQFVAMQRRLALTNVADVDPPRLLELLFATHPSTARRIAAARAWTPAGGHR; this comes from the coding sequence ATGGCGGACCAGGACGACTTCACGGCCGAGCAGCTGGCCCGCGGCAGGGCGCTGCGGCAGGCGCAGGTGCCGTGGGTGCTCGGCGGGCGGCTGGCGGGGCTGGCGCTCTCGCTGGTGCTCGGCCTCACCCCGGCCGGGGCGGCCCTGGTGCGCGGGAGCGGCGACCTGCTCGGCGGCTCCTGGACGGCCCGGGTGCTGGCCGGCACCACGGCCCTGGTGCTGCTCGGCCAGTTGCTCGGACTGCCGTTCAACGCGCGGGTCCGGGTGGTGCGGACCCGGTTCGGCCTGGTCACCCAGGGCTGGGCCGGCTGGCTGGTGGACCTGCTGCGCGGCCTGCTGCTCACCCTGGTGCTCGCGCTGCCCGCCGCGCTGGGCGTCTACGCGCTGACCGGCTGGTCCCGGCACTGGTGGTGGCTGCCCGCGGCCGGCGCCGCCGCGGTGCTCACCGTGCTGATGTCCTTCCTGTTCCCGCTGGTGGTCGAGCCGCTGTTCAACCGCTTCACCCCGATGGCAGCGGGCGAGCTGCGCACCGCCCTGCTGGCGCTCGCCGAGCGGGACGCCGTGGCGGTGCGCGACGTCCTGGTGGCCGACGCCTCGCGCCGGACCACCGCGCTGAACGCCTACGTCTCGGGCTTCGGCGCGACCCGCCGGATCGTCGCCTACGACACCCTGCTCAGCACGGCCACGCCGCGCGAGGTGGAGCTGGTGGTGGCGCACGAGCTGGGGCACGTGAAGCACCGGGACGTGCCGCGCGGCACGGCGGCGGCGGCCCTCGGCTCGGCGGTCGCGGTGGCCGTGCTGGGCCTGCTGCTCTCGCTCCACCCGCTGCTCTCGGCCGCCGGGGTGGCGAGCGTCTCCGATCCGCGCTCGCTGCCGCTGCTGGCGGCCTGCGCCGCGGTGCTCGGCGCGCTGGGCGGGCCGGCGCAGGCGGCGGTGAGCCGCCGGATCGAGGCCCGCGCCGATCGGCACGCGCTCGACCTGACGGGGGATCCGGAGCAGTTCGTCGCGATGCAGCGCCGGCTCGCGCTGACCAACGTCGCCGACGTCGATCCGCCCCGGCTGCTGGAGCTGCTCTTCGCCACCCACCCGAGCACCGCGCGCCGGATCGCCGCCGCGCGGGCCTGGACCCCGGCGGGCGGCCACCGGTGA
- a CDS encoding cupin domain-containing protein: MTGAGPEPRPDSRPLADAPVVRAPDGSLVRQLGELPAVVSMARFELAPGEVAAAVSHRTVRELWHVLSGSGQLWRRQDGVEQLTPLRPGLTASIPLGTAFQFRADADAGEPLVVLGATVPAWPGPAEARPEQGPWEPTVDLG, from the coding sequence GTGACCGGCGCCGGGCCCGAGCCCCGTCCGGACAGCCGGCCGCTCGCCGACGCACCGGTGGTCCGGGCGCCGGACGGCTCCCTGGTGCGGCAGCTGGGCGAGCTGCCCGCGGTGGTGAGCATGGCGCGCTTCGAGCTGGCCCCGGGCGAGGTCGCCGCGGCGGTCTCGCACCGGACGGTGCGCGAGCTGTGGCACGTGCTCTCCGGGAGCGGGCAGCTGTGGCGCCGTCAGGACGGCGTGGAGCAGCTGACGCCGCTGCGGCCCGGGCTGACGGCGAGCATCCCGCTCGGCACGGCCTTCCAGTTCCGCGCCGACGCCGACGCCGGGGAGCCGCTGGTGGTGCTGGGCGCCACCGTGCCCGCCTGGCCGGGCCCGGCCGAGGCACGCCCCGAGCAGGGGCCCTGGGAACCCACGGTGGATCTCGGTTGA
- a CDS encoding peptide-N4-asparagine amidase, with amino-acid sequence MPTVLIPSLIRRSRRALTALALAAATVLIVPAAATAAPAGATAPTANRVETNYGNPVTALPPISRPSGKHCTVTAMQHDFANSYGQPFTGTLTPPSDCPGPWSKVVLDWNGSVAGRQYDRLAGVWIGGAEVLRTSTPEPDPAGISWHVDQDLTPFVPLLRTAQPVVVDLGNVVNSTYTGTYHMTMTVTYYQADRDNPPAATADQVLPVSQSTTAAGWWTLNKGQTATASLTFPRNLTGLRMQVYARGGGCEEFWYSNVPDDFAAAHPDWGLCGGGTYREVQVLVDGRLAGTVQPFPAIYTGGISPLMWRPIPSIDAFRTQPYDVDLTPFAGTLTDGRPHTVTLVPPAGISDSWTLDGNLFLTTDPLRAQTTGAVTTDTIAAAPQSATTEAAQPDGSELITVTAGRDWTVSGYVDTSRGRITTRIDHHGEYRNTDTLSDQGQQQVTSQRDSGWTVVSTGDGHGRPDQRRSTWSYPLDVTSTYVPGTGSDSFTATGKVSVARELTDQARHGQGAWKQQDRTDDRLQAQGVLQRQNGTELQADGSSHERYLGSTADGGCYEHELASDHGYLTLDRVSDSAGGGGCR; translated from the coding sequence ATGCCAACCGTGCTGATACCCTCCCTGATCCGCCGCTCCCGCCGCGCGCTGACCGCGCTGGCGCTGGCCGCGGCCACCGTGCTGATCGTGCCCGCCGCCGCCACCGCGGCCCCCGCCGGCGCCACCGCCCCGACCGCGAACCGGGTGGAGACGAACTACGGCAACCCGGTCACCGCGCTGCCGCCGATCAGCCGCCCGTCCGGCAAGCACTGCACGGTCACGGCCATGCAGCACGACTTCGCCAACAGCTACGGCCAGCCGTTCACCGGCACCCTCACCCCGCCCTCCGACTGCCCCGGGCCGTGGTCCAAGGTGGTGCTGGACTGGAACGGCAGCGTGGCCGGCCGTCAGTACGACCGGCTGGCCGGGGTCTGGATCGGCGGCGCCGAGGTGCTGCGCACCAGCACGCCCGAGCCGGACCCGGCCGGGATCAGCTGGCACGTCGACCAGGACCTGACCCCGTTCGTCCCGCTGCTGCGCACCGCGCAGCCGGTGGTGGTGGACCTCGGGAACGTCGTCAACTCGACCTACACCGGCACCTACCACATGACCATGACGGTCACCTACTACCAGGCCGACCGGGACAACCCGCCGGCCGCCACCGCCGACCAGGTGCTGCCGGTCTCGCAGTCGACCACCGCCGCGGGTTGGTGGACGCTGAACAAGGGTCAGACCGCGACCGCCTCGCTGACCTTCCCGCGCAACCTGACCGGCCTGCGGATGCAGGTCTACGCCCGGGGCGGCGGCTGCGAGGAGTTCTGGTACTCCAACGTGCCGGACGACTTCGCGGCGGCCCACCCGGACTGGGGCCTGTGCGGCGGCGGCACCTACCGCGAGGTGCAGGTGCTGGTGGACGGGCGGCTCGCGGGCACCGTGCAGCCGTTCCCGGCGATCTACACCGGTGGGATCAGCCCGCTGATGTGGCGGCCGATCCCCAGCATCGACGCCTTCCGCACCCAGCCCTACGACGTGGACCTCACCCCGTTCGCGGGCACCCTGACCGACGGGCGCCCGCACACCGTCACCCTGGTGCCGCCGGCCGGGATCAGCGACTCCTGGACGCTGGACGGGAACCTGTTCCTCACCACCGACCCGCTGCGCGCGCAGACCACCGGCGCCGTCACCACCGACACCATCGCCGCTGCGCCGCAGTCGGCCACCACCGAGGCGGCCCAGCCGGACGGCAGCGAGCTGATCACCGTGACCGCCGGGCGGGACTGGACGGTGTCCGGGTACGTGGACACCTCGCGCGGGCGGATCACCACCCGGATCGACCACCACGGTGAGTACCGCAACACCGACACCCTCTCCGACCAGGGGCAGCAGCAGGTGACCAGCCAGCGGGACAGCGGCTGGACCGTGGTCTCCACCGGTGACGGGCACGGCCGCCCGGACCAGCGCCGCAGCACCTGGTCCTACCCGCTGGACGTGACCAGCACCTACGTGCCCGGCACCGGCAGCGACAGCTTCACCGCGACCGGCAAGGTCTCGGTGGCCCGGGAGCTGACCGACCAGGCCCGGCACGGCCAGGGCGCGTGGAAGCAGCAGGACCGCACCGACGACCGGCTGCAGGCCCAGGGGGTGTTGCAGCGTCAGAACGGCACGGAGCTGCAGGCCGACGGCAGCTCGCACGAGCGCTACCTGGGCAGCACGGCGGACGGCGGGTGCTACGAGCACGAACTCGCCTCCGACCACGGCTACCTGACGCTGGACCGGGTCTCGGACTCCGCCGGCGGGGGTGGCTGCCGCTGA
- a CDS encoding EamA family transporter, which produces MTSVGDRQAAAALAAPTRISGTVWAALAVVYVVWGSTYLAIRVVVESMPALLSGAIRFLLAGALLLGWVVVRNGPAAVRVTWRQLASAGTVGVLLLVGGNGLLVIAEGTVPSGLAALLVAVVPLWVVLLRAVSGERQGLARVGGVLLGLVGLAVLSLPGLFNGSGAGSIGLGGVVLVMIGALSWAVGSFVGTKLPRIENAMAASAYQMLIGGLGCLVVALARREQQHFHLTEVTTRSWLALLYLVLVGSLVGFTAYSWLLQNAPLGLVATYAYVNPVVAVFLGWLVLAERLATSELVGGLIVVAAVCVVVSTERRARAR; this is translated from the coding sequence ATGACATCGGTCGGGGACAGACAAGCAGCGGCAGCGCTGGCGGCCCCCACCCGGATCTCTGGCACGGTCTGGGCCGCGCTGGCCGTGGTGTACGTGGTGTGGGGCTCGACCTACCTGGCCATCCGGGTCGTGGTGGAGAGCATGCCGGCGCTGCTGTCCGGCGCCATCCGGTTCCTGCTCGCGGGGGCGCTGCTGCTCGGCTGGGTGGTGGTGCGCAACGGGCCGGCGGCGGTGCGGGTGACCTGGCGTCAGCTGGCCTCGGCCGGCACGGTCGGGGTGCTGCTGCTGGTCGGCGGGAACGGGCTGCTGGTGATCGCCGAGGGCACCGTGCCGTCCGGGCTGGCCGCGCTGCTGGTCGCCGTGGTGCCGCTCTGGGTGGTGCTGCTGCGGGCCGTCTCGGGGGAGCGGCAGGGCCTGGCCCGGGTCGGGGGCGTGCTGCTCGGCCTGGTCGGCCTGGCGGTGCTCTCGCTGCCCGGGCTGTTCAACGGTTCAGGGGCAGGCAGCATCGGGCTCGGCGGCGTGGTGCTGGTGATGATCGGCGCGCTCAGCTGGGCGGTCGGCTCCTTCGTCGGCACCAAGCTGCCCCGGATCGAGAACGCGATGGCGGCCAGCGCCTACCAGATGCTGATCGGCGGCCTCGGCTGCCTGGTGGTGGCGCTGGCCCGGCGCGAGCAGCAGCACTTCCACCTCACGGAGGTGACCACCCGCTCCTGGCTGGCGCTGCTCTACCTGGTGCTGGTCGGCTCGCTGGTGGGCTTCACCGCCTACTCCTGGCTGCTGCAGAACGCGCCGCTCGGGCTGGTCGCCACCTACGCCTACGTCAACCCGGTGGTGGCCGTCTTCCTGGGCTGGCTGGTGCTGGCCGAGCGGCTGGCCACCTCCGAACTGGTGGGCGGGCTGATCGTGGTGGCCGCCGTCTGCGTGGTGGTGAGCACGGAGCGCCGGGCCCGGGCGCGGTAG
- a CDS encoding nucleotidyltransferase produces the protein MSRGTGLDQDGLMLREGALERVPEEFAPVVAAVRAGVTEAFGDALHSAYLYGSIPRGTAVAGRSDLDLLLALRQEPTAADRAAADRLLASLDAGFPQIDGGGVLLFGVERLLSEAERYDLGWFVACLCTPLLGPDLAERLPRYRLDSELARETNGDLADLLPRWRERAAAAGGDPAALRRLTRGAARKVVRTGFTLVMPRWQGWTSDLAQSAEAFGHYYPDRAEQMRAVARIAPAGTADPAALELLLERLGPWLAEEYTARHGVRSPRP, from the coding sequence ATGAGCAGGGGAACCGGACTCGACCAGGACGGTCTGATGCTCCGTGAGGGCGCGCTGGAGCGGGTGCCCGAGGAGTTCGCGCCGGTGGTGGCGGCAGTGCGGGCGGGCGTCACCGAGGCCTTCGGCGACGCGCTGCACAGCGCCTACCTGTACGGCAGCATCCCGCGCGGCACCGCCGTGGCCGGCCGCTCCGACCTGGACCTGCTGCTGGCGCTGCGCCAGGAGCCCACCGCGGCTGACCGGGCGGCGGCCGACCGGCTGCTCGCCTCGCTGGACGCCGGCTTCCCGCAGATCGACGGCGGCGGGGTGCTGCTCTTCGGGGTCGAGCGGCTGCTCAGCGAGGCGGAGCGGTACGACCTGGGGTGGTTCGTCGCCTGCCTCTGCACCCCGCTGCTCGGCCCGGACCTGGCCGAGCGGCTGCCCCGTTACCGACTGGACTCGGAGCTCGCCCGGGAGACCAACGGCGACCTCGCCGACCTGCTCCCGCGCTGGCGCGAGCGGGCCGCGGCGGCCGGCGGCGACCCCGCGGCGCTGCGCAGGCTCACCCGGGGCGCGGCCCGCAAGGTGGTGCGCACCGGGTTCACCCTGGTGATGCCGCGCTGGCAGGGCTGGACCAGCGACCTGGCGCAGTCCGCCGAGGCCTTCGGCCACTACTACCCGGACCGCGCCGAGCAGATGCGCGCGGTCGCGCGGATCGCCCCGGCCGGGACGGCGGACCCGGCCGCCCTGGAGCTGCTGCTGGAGCGGCTGGGCCCGTGGCTGGCCGAGGAGTACACGGCCCGGCACGGCGTCAGGTCGCCCCGGCCCTAA
- a CDS encoding alpha/beta fold hydrolase: protein MPHFASYDDTGLWYERLGTGAPLVVLPGGPGTDLRYLAGLGGLDRHRELIPLDGRASGRSEVPHDRATVAFTAQARDVEALREHLGLERLDLLAHSAGCLTAQEYAAAHPGRVRRAVLVTPVGRAGREPDPAELADLHAARAAEPWYPAAAAAQRLLTAGDLTFLQQGMLQVRTLPFAWHEWNQRHKAEHVPGHATRLPWLRAAFYADAATPDTLADRLARLAGPRVPYLVIAGASDGMIGTAPARAVAELHPDARLEVLARSGHRPWVEQPAEFVQLVTEFLNTP from the coding sequence ATGCCGCACTTCGCCTCCTACGACGACACCGGGCTCTGGTACGAACGGCTGGGCACCGGCGCCCCGTTGGTGGTGCTCCCCGGCGGGCCGGGCACCGACCTGCGCTACCTGGCCGGGCTCGGCGGCCTCGACCGGCACCGCGAACTGATCCCGCTGGACGGCCGGGCGAGCGGCCGCTCCGAGGTGCCGCACGACCGGGCGACCGTGGCGTTCACCGCCCAGGCCCGCGACGTCGAGGCGCTGCGCGAGCACCTGGGCCTGGAGCGGCTCGACCTGCTGGCGCACTCGGCCGGCTGCTTGACCGCCCAGGAGTACGCCGCCGCCCACCCGGGCCGGGTGCGCCGGGCCGTGCTGGTCACGCCGGTCGGGCGGGCCGGCCGCGAGCCGGACCCGGCCGAACTCGCCGACCTGCACGCCGCGCGCGCCGCCGAGCCCTGGTACCCGGCCGCCGCAGCGGCGCAACGACTGCTGACCGCAGGTGACTTGACGTTCCTCCAGCAGGGCATGCTGCAGGTCCGGACGCTGCCGTTCGCCTGGCACGAGTGGAACCAGCGGCACAAGGCCGAGCACGTGCCCGGCCACGCCACCCGACTGCCCTGGCTGCGCGCCGCGTTCTACGCCGACGCGGCCACCCCGGACACCCTGGCCGACCGCCTGGCCCGGCTGGCCGGCCCGCGGGTGCCCTACCTGGTGATCGCGGGCGCCTCCGACGGCATGATCGGCACCGCCCCCGCCCGCGCGGTGGCCGAACTGCACCCCGACGCGCGGCTGGAAGTCCTGGCCCGCTCCGGCCACCGCCCGTGGGTCGAGCAGCCGGCGGAGTTCGTGCAGTTGGTGACGGAGTTCCTCAACACACCTTGA
- a CDS encoding chitinase: protein MRSLSRTGSTRPAPRRSSRRAVAGATAWTVAAGLVVGGLVGLAPSASAGEFLSNGGFESGSLNPWSCDGSTGSVVTGHAHSGTYALAGAATAADDAQCTQTVAVSPNTTYTLSAWVNGAYVYLGVNGGTSTWSPSTGGAYQQLSVSFTTAATQTSATVFVHGWYGQGTYYADDVSLSGPGGPSPTGSPTTTPPTSAPPTTTPPTTAPPTTAPPTTAPPTTGTPTPTGSPTPGGGLPAHALVGYLHESFANGAGYLKMSDVPDSWDVIDLSFGEPDSVTSGNIHFTRCAVADCPGIESDADFKAAIAAKQAKGKKVLLSIGGANGEVQLTTTAARDNFVNSVSAIIDQWGLDGLDVDFENQSLSLNAGDTDFKNPTTPVIVNTISALQELKAKYGSKFVLTMAPETFFVQLGYQYYGSGPFNGQDPRSGAFLPVIYALRNDLTLLTVQDYNSGSIMGLDNQYHSMGGADFHIAMTDMLLSGFPVAGNTNNMFPPLLPSQVAIGMPANTYAGNGYVAPAAVDQALDCLTKGSNCGGYTLHSGPHPDLRGLMTWSINWDNYNGNEFSNNFHSYFG from the coding sequence ATGCGCAGTCTCAGCAGAACCGGTTCCACCCGGCCCGCACCGCGGCGCAGTTCACGCCGCGCGGTGGCGGGCGCTACCGCCTGGACGGTCGCCGCCGGCCTGGTGGTCGGCGGCCTGGTCGGCCTGGCCCCCAGTGCGTCGGCCGGCGAGTTCCTCAGCAACGGCGGCTTCGAGAGCGGCAGCCTGAATCCCTGGAGCTGCGACGGCAGCACCGGAAGCGTGGTCACCGGCCATGCGCACAGCGGCACTTACGCCCTCGCGGGTGCGGCCACCGCCGCCGACGACGCGCAGTGCACCCAGACCGTGGCCGTCTCGCCCAACACCACCTACACGCTGAGCGCCTGGGTCAACGGCGCCTACGTCTACCTGGGCGTCAACGGCGGTACCAGCACCTGGAGTCCGAGTACCGGCGGCGCCTACCAGCAGCTCTCGGTCAGCTTCACCACCGCCGCGACCCAGACCAGCGCCACGGTCTTCGTGCACGGCTGGTACGGCCAGGGCACCTACTACGCGGACGACGTCTCGCTGTCCGGCCCGGGCGGCCCCTCGCCGACCGGTTCGCCGACCACCACGCCGCCGACCAGCGCCCCGCCCACCACCACCCCGCCGACCACGGCGCCCCCCACCACCGCCCCGCCGACCACGGCTCCCCCCACCACCGGCACGCCCACGCCCACCGGTTCGCCCACCCCCGGCGGCGGCCTGCCCGCCCACGCGCTGGTCGGCTACCTGCACGAGAGCTTCGCCAACGGCGCCGGCTACCTCAAGATGTCCGACGTGCCCGACTCCTGGGACGTCATCGACCTTTCCTTCGGCGAGCCCGACTCGGTGACCTCCGGGAACATCCACTTCACCCGCTGCGCGGTCGCCGACTGCCCCGGCATCGAGTCGGACGCCGACTTCAAGGCCGCGATCGCCGCCAAGCAGGCCAAGGGCAAGAAGGTGCTGCTCTCGATCGGCGGGGCCAACGGCGAGGTCCAGCTGACCACCACCGCGGCCCGCGACAACTTCGTCAACTCGGTCTCGGCGATCATCGACCAGTGGGGCCTGGACGGCCTGGACGTGGACTTCGAGAACCAGTCGCTCTCGCTGAACGCCGGTGACACCGACTTCAAGAACCCGACCACCCCGGTGATCGTCAACACCATCTCCGCGCTGCAGGAGCTGAAGGCCAAGTACGGCTCGAAGTTCGTGCTGACCATGGCGCCGGAGACGTTCTTCGTCCAACTCGGCTACCAGTACTACGGATCCGGCCCGTTCAACGGCCAGGACCCGCGCTCCGGCGCCTTCCTGCCGGTGATCTACGCGCTGCGCAACGACCTCACCCTGCTCACCGTCCAGGACTACAACTCCGGCTCCATTATGGGCCTGGACAACCAGTACCACTCGATGGGCGGCGCGGACTTCCACATCGCGATGACCGACATGCTGCTCTCCGGCTTCCCGGTCGCGGGCAACACCAACAACATGTTCCCGCCGCTGCTGCCCTCCCAGGTGGCGATCGGCATGCCGGCCAACACCTACGCCGGCAACGGGTACGTCGCGCCCGCCGCGGTGGACCAGGCCCTCGACTGCCTCACCAAGGGCAGCAACTGCGGTGGCTACACCCTGCACTCCGGCCCGCACCCGGACCTGCGCGGCCTGATGACCTGGTCGATCAACTGGGACAACTACAACGGGAACGAGTTCTCGAACAACTTCCACAGCTACTTCGGCTGA
- a CDS encoding CGNR zinc finger domain-containing protein, with the protein MTEAEAAAPDAPQPPADPRPLPGEPLCLDLLNTRWHDGGNPRDLLDSLDGLALWLRLNGFAEQVPADRAALDALLTTRAAIAGHLAQLRAQSAPEEGPGAEHPDLEAARPDLEAARAELNAVLAHGALRRTLAADGPAERAEADTPAWLPAWLAAADYLRLLTEAPDRIRSCAHPDCVLHFYDTSKNGTRRWHSMATCGNRAKASRHYARSKA; encoded by the coding sequence ATGACCGAAGCAGAAGCAGCGGCGCCGGACGCACCGCAGCCGCCCGCCGACCCCCGCCCGCTGCCCGGCGAGCCGCTCTGCCTCGACCTGCTCAACACCCGCTGGCACGACGGCGGCAACCCGCGGGACCTGCTGGACTCCCTCGACGGCTTGGCGCTCTGGCTCCGGCTGAACGGCTTCGCCGAGCAGGTGCCCGCCGACCGGGCCGCGCTCGACGCGCTGCTCACCACCCGCGCCGCCATCGCCGGCCACCTCGCACAGCTGCGGGCGCAGTCGGCGCCCGAGGAGGGCCCGGGCGCGGAGCACCCCGACCTCGAAGCCGCCCGCCCCGACCTCGAAGCCGCCCGCGCCGAGCTGAACGCCGTCCTCGCGCACGGCGCCCTGCGCCGCACCCTCGCCGCCGACGGCCCCGCCGAGCGGGCCGAGGCGGACACCCCGGCCTGGCTCCCCGCCTGGCTGGCCGCCGCCGACTACCTGCGCCTGCTCACCGAGGCCCCCGACCGGATCCGCTCCTGCGCCCACCCGGACTGCGTGCTGCACTTCTACGACACCTCGAAGAACGGCACCCGCCGCTGGCACTCGATGGCCACCTGCGGCAACCGGGCCAAGGCCTCCCGCCACTACGCGCGCAGCAAGGCCTGA
- a CDS encoding gamma-glutamylcyclotransferase family protein, whose product MTDPLPFFAYGTLRPGLRNHQTFLAGRCALIRPAVLDGLALHDGPGYPFVLPEPGRRVIGDLITVRPAAYRQVLAELDELEGCRADGTGLYLRERLTVRVGGADEPAWVYLAGPAAAARLRAHPAPIASGDWTRRTPG is encoded by the coding sequence GTGACCGACCCGCTGCCGTTCTTCGCCTACGGCACGCTCCGCCCGGGGCTGCGCAACCACCAGACCTTCCTGGCCGGGCGCTGCGCGCTGATCCGGCCCGCCGTGCTGGACGGCCTGGCCCTGCACGACGGGCCCGGCTACCCGTTCGTGCTGCCCGAGCCGGGGCGGCGGGTGATCGGCGACCTGATCACGGTCCGGCCGGCCGCCTACCGGCAGGTGCTGGCGGAACTGGACGAGCTGGAGGGCTGCCGGGCCGACGGCACCGGGCTCTACCTGCGCGAGCGGTTGACCGTCCGGGTCGGCGGCGCCGACGAGCCCGCCTGGGTCTACCTGGCCGGCCCGGCGGCGGCCGCGCGGCTGCGCGCGCACCCGGCGCCGATCGCCTCCGGGGACTGGACCCGGCGCACGCCCGGCTGA